In a single window of the Arthrobacter sp. StoSoilA2 genome:
- a CDS encoding DUF1048 domain-containing protein, with the protein MAAKWIELVTGSLEQKKQYKQAKARLDALPEPYSSVANAFNRYFMYYGGVTEGDTIVQMFTDLADLWERAAVDGTPVSEIVGEDPIEFAEAFAQAYGGKRWIDKERERLTKAVDKAKEAES; encoded by the coding sequence ATGGCAGCAAAGTGGATCGAGCTGGTAACCGGATCGCTCGAGCAGAAGAAGCAGTACAAGCAGGCCAAGGCGCGGCTGGATGCGCTGCCTGAGCCCTACTCCTCCGTGGCGAACGCCTTCAACCGATACTTCATGTACTACGGCGGGGTCACCGAGGGGGACACGATCGTGCAGATGTTCACCGACCTCGCCGACCTATGGGAACGCGCCGCAGTCGACGGCACGCCTGTGAGCGAGATCGTCGGCGAGGACCCCATCGAGTTCGCCGAGGCCTTTGCCCAGGCATACGGCGGAAAGCGCTGGATTGATAAGGAACGCGAGCGCCTCACGAAGGCCGTTGATAAAGCGAAGGAGGCTGAATCATGA
- a CDS encoding ATP-binding cassette domain-containing protein — translation MTATAIRVEGIEKSYKDLHVLRGVDFEVASGSIFALLGSNGAGKTTMVKILSTLLKADAGTAAVEGFDVATASLQVRQSISLTGQFAAVDEVLSGKENLILVAKLRHLKNAAQIADELLAQFSLTEAGSRKVATYSGGMRRRLDIAMSLIGQPKVIFLDEPTTGLDPEARLEVWQTVKDLARNGTTVLLTTQYLDEAEHLADRIAILHKGTIIQNGTLDELKRLLPAAEVEYVEKQPSLEDIFLALVGETAEEQKEQEASR, via the coding sequence ATGACTGCTACCGCAATCCGGGTAGAGGGCATCGAGAAGTCGTACAAGGATCTCCATGTTCTGCGCGGCGTGGACTTCGAGGTGGCGTCGGGCAGCATCTTCGCCCTCCTCGGCTCCAACGGAGCAGGCAAAACCACCATGGTGAAGATCTTGTCCACACTGCTCAAAGCGGATGCCGGCACTGCCGCCGTCGAGGGTTTTGATGTTGCCACCGCGTCGCTCCAGGTACGGCAGTCCATCAGCCTGACCGGGCAGTTCGCAGCGGTGGACGAGGTGCTGTCCGGCAAGGAGAACCTGATTCTGGTGGCGAAACTGCGTCACCTGAAAAACGCGGCTCAGATCGCAGATGAGTTGCTGGCTCAGTTCAGCCTCACCGAAGCGGGGTCCCGCAAGGTGGCGACGTACTCCGGCGGCATGCGTCGCCGCCTGGATATCGCCATGAGCCTGATCGGGCAGCCGAAGGTGATCTTCCTGGACGAACCCACCACAGGCCTGGACCCCGAAGCCCGCCTCGAGGTCTGGCAGACCGTCAAGGATCTCGCCCGGAACGGCACAACAGTGCTGCTCACCACCCAATACCTCGACGAAGCCGAGCATCTCGCCGACCGGATCGCGATCCTGCACAAGGGCACGATCATCCAGAACGGCACGCTCGACGAGCTCAAGCGGCTGCTGCCGGCGGCCGAGGTCGAGTACGTCGAGAAGCAGCCCTCGCTCGAAGACATCTTCCTGGCGCTCGTCGGCGAAACGGCTGAAGAGCAGAAAGAACAGGAGGCATCCCGATGA
- a CDS encoding ABC transporter permease, with protein MSTHVLSDTSVLTGRSLRHILRSPDTIITTAVTPIALMLLFVYVLGGAINTGSDESYINYMLPGILLITIASGIAYTAYRLFLDMQGGIFERFQSMPIARSSVLWAHVLTSLVANLVSVAIVVGVALLMGFRTGASVGTWLAIAGILVLFTLALTWLAVIAGLSAKTVDGASAFSYPLIFLPFISSAFVPTATMPGPVAWFAENQPVTSIVNSIRALFAQQPVGSDIWIALAWCFGILVLAFAFAIAAYRRKIA; from the coding sequence ATGAGCACCCACGTCCTTAGCGATACCAGCGTCCTCACCGGCCGCTCGCTGCGCCACATCCTGCGCAGCCCCGATACGATCATCACCACCGCGGTCACGCCGATCGCGCTGATGCTGCTGTTCGTTTATGTGCTTGGCGGTGCGATCAATACCGGATCCGACGAGTCGTACATCAACTACATGCTCCCCGGCATCCTGCTGATCACGATTGCCTCCGGCATCGCCTACACCGCCTACCGCCTGTTCCTGGACATGCAGGGCGGCATCTTCGAGCGCTTCCAGTCCATGCCGATCGCACGGTCGAGCGTGCTTTGGGCGCACGTGCTCACCTCGCTCGTGGCCAACCTCGTCTCGGTCGCGATCGTCGTCGGAGTGGCCCTCCTTATGGGGTTCCGCACCGGAGCATCCGTGGGCACCTGGCTTGCAATCGCCGGCATCCTGGTCCTGTTCACGCTCGCCCTGACCTGGCTGGCCGTGATCGCAGGGCTCTCCGCGAAAACCGTCGACGGCGCCAGCGCGTTCAGCTACCCGCTGATCTTCCTGCCGTTCATCAGTTCGGCCTTCGTGCCGACTGCGACGATGCCCGGCCCTGTGGCCTGGTTCGCCGAGAACCAGCCAGTGACCTCGATCGTGAACTCCATTCGCGCGCTGTTCGCACAACAGCCGGTGGGCAGCGACATTTGGATTGCGCTGGCCTGGTGCTTCGGCATCCTGGTTCTGGCGTTCGCCTTCGCAATTGCCGCTTACCGACGGAAGATCGCCTAA
- the cycA gene encoding D-serine/D-alanine/glycine transporter, whose translation MSDQTTQAQLRASSRDSEPHLSRSLSNRHIQLLAIGGAIGTGLFMGSGKTISVAGPSVIFVYMIIGFMLFFVMRAMGQLLLSNLNYKSFSDFAGDLLGPWAGFFTGWTYWFCWVVTGVADVIAIAGYANELWPGVQLWVPGIATIIILLLLNLPTVKAFGETEFWFALIKIVAIVALIVVGLVMIFTGFQSNAGTASFTNLWSHGGFFPKEFMGFVAGFQIAVFAFVGIELVGTAAAETKNPEHNLPRAINAIPLRVMLFYVGALIILMSVTPWTEFKAGHSPFIAMFSLAGLGMAATVVNLVVLTSAMSSANSGIYSTSRMVFGLANDGDAPKVFGRLSSRKVPQNALFLSCVLLLAGVVLLYAGKDVGAAFDMVTTVSAVCFMFVWSIILASYLVYRKRRPEQHAASPFKMPGGIPMVWVVFAFFAFLVWALTTQPDTLTALLVTPIWFAILGIAYAVVRKSPLHQARVAEWKAMAEAETAAATK comes from the coding sequence ATGTCCGACCAGACAACACAAGCGCAACTCCGCGCGTCCAGCAGGGACAGCGAGCCCCACCTGTCACGCTCGCTCAGCAACCGCCACATCCAGCTCCTGGCAATCGGCGGCGCCATCGGAACCGGACTCTTCATGGGCTCGGGCAAAACCATCTCCGTCGCCGGACCCTCCGTGATTTTCGTGTACATGATCATCGGCTTCATGCTGTTCTTCGTCATGCGCGCCATGGGCCAGCTCCTGTTGTCCAACCTGAACTACAAGTCCTTCAGCGACTTCGCCGGCGATCTCCTCGGCCCCTGGGCAGGCTTCTTCACCGGGTGGACCTACTGGTTCTGCTGGGTAGTCACAGGTGTTGCGGACGTTATCGCCATCGCCGGCTATGCCAATGAGCTGTGGCCAGGCGTTCAACTGTGGGTCCCGGGAATTGCGACCATCATCATCCTGCTTCTCCTGAACCTCCCCACCGTGAAGGCATTCGGCGAGACCGAGTTTTGGTTCGCGCTCATCAAGATCGTGGCCATTGTGGCGCTGATCGTCGTTGGCCTGGTCATGATCTTCACCGGCTTCCAGTCCAACGCCGGAACCGCAAGCTTCACCAACCTGTGGAGCCATGGCGGGTTCTTCCCCAAGGAATTCATGGGCTTCGTCGCCGGCTTCCAGATCGCTGTCTTCGCGTTTGTGGGCATCGAACTCGTGGGCACGGCAGCAGCCGAGACCAAAAACCCTGAGCACAACCTTCCCCGCGCCATCAATGCGATCCCCCTGCGCGTCATGCTGTTCTACGTAGGCGCGCTCATCATCCTCATGTCCGTCACCCCGTGGACCGAGTTCAAGGCAGGACACAGCCCGTTCATCGCCATGTTCTCCCTGGCAGGCCTCGGCATGGCGGCAACCGTGGTCAATCTCGTGGTGCTCACCTCTGCCATGTCTTCGGCCAACTCGGGCATCTACTCGACGTCACGCATGGTGTTCGGCCTGGCCAACGACGGCGACGCACCAAAGGTCTTCGGCCGGCTCTCCAGCCGCAAAGTACCCCAGAACGCGCTGTTCCTGTCCTGCGTTCTGCTGCTGGCCGGCGTCGTACTCCTCTACGCAGGCAAAGACGTCGGCGCCGCGTTCGACATGGTGACCACGGTGTCCGCTGTCTGCTTCATGTTCGTCTGGTCGATCATCCTTGCCAGCTACCTCGTCTACCGAAAGCGCCGCCCGGAGCAGCACGCGGCGTCACCCTTCAAGATGCCTGGCGGCATCCCGATGGTGTGGGTGGTCTTCGCGTTCTTCGCTTTCCTGGTCTGGGCTCTCACCACGCAGCCGGACACTCTCACGGCCCTGCTGGTGACGCCTATCTGGTTCGCGATCCTCGGCATCGCCTATGCGGTCGTGCGTAAGTCGCCGCTGCACCAGGCCCGCGTGGCCGAATGGAAGGCGATGGCTGAAGCAGAAACCGCGGCAGCGACAAAGTAG
- a CDS encoding mannitol-1-phosphate 5-dehydrogenase translates to MKAVHFGAGNIGRGFVGLLLHEAGYEVVFADVADALISQLASASSYEVHEVGENPAVKTVDGFRALNSSTQEAAVVEEISTADVVTTAVGPHILKFVAPVIARGLAAREPSLPPLQVMACENAINATHLLQVEVRAAWDDSAANLDSVAVFANTAVDRIVPNQAPGQGLDVTVETFYEWVIDRTPFGDHVPAIPGATFVDELGPYIERKLFTVNTGHASAAYFGYAAGLEKISDAMADPSVAAKVRAVLEETKELLVAKHGFVEAEQEAYVQKILSRFTNPYLPDTVVRVGRAPLRKLGRHERFVGPAAELAERGVTPVALLEAMSAALRFDDGSDDEAVELANMLSELDAAAAVERITELPPSHPLFPAIQKLIEDRKAEA, encoded by the coding sequence GTGAAGGCAGTCCATTTTGGGGCAGGCAACATCGGACGCGGCTTTGTGGGGCTGTTGCTGCACGAAGCGGGCTACGAGGTGGTGTTCGCCGATGTTGCGGACGCACTGATCAGCCAGCTGGCCTCCGCGAGCAGCTACGAGGTCCATGAAGTGGGCGAGAACCCCGCGGTCAAAACCGTGGACGGGTTCCGTGCGCTGAACTCGAGCACGCAGGAAGCCGCCGTTGTGGAGGAAATCTCGACGGCGGATGTGGTCACCACCGCGGTGGGGCCGCACATCCTGAAGTTCGTGGCACCGGTGATCGCTCGCGGACTCGCAGCCCGGGAACCATCGTTGCCGCCCCTGCAGGTGATGGCGTGCGAGAACGCCATCAACGCCACGCACCTCCTGCAAGTGGAAGTCCGGGCGGCCTGGGACGACTCCGCAGCCAATTTGGACTCAGTGGCTGTGTTCGCCAACACCGCAGTGGACCGTATTGTCCCGAACCAGGCGCCGGGCCAAGGCCTGGATGTCACAGTGGAGACGTTCTACGAGTGGGTCATCGACCGCACACCGTTTGGTGACCACGTCCCCGCGATCCCTGGAGCGACGTTCGTGGACGAACTTGGCCCGTACATCGAGCGCAAGCTGTTCACAGTGAACACCGGGCATGCATCTGCTGCGTATTTCGGCTACGCGGCGGGCCTGGAAAAGATCTCCGATGCCATGGCCGATCCGTCCGTGGCCGCGAAGGTCAGGGCCGTGCTGGAAGAGACCAAGGAACTGCTGGTTGCCAAGCACGGATTCGTGGAGGCCGAGCAGGAAGCGTACGTGCAGAAGATCCTGTCCCGCTTCACCAACCCGTACCTGCCCGATACCGTGGTCCGCGTCGGCCGGGCACCGCTGCGGAAGCTTGGCCGGCACGAGCGGTTTGTTGGCCCGGCGGCTGAGCTCGCCGAGCGTGGTGTCACACCGGTCGCGTTGCTGGAGGCGATGTCGGCTGCCCTTCGTTTCGACGACGGATCCGACGACGAAGCCGTGGAACTCGCAAACATGCTCTCCGAGCTGGACGCAGCTGCCGCCGTCGAGCGCATCACCGAACTTCCGCCGTCACACCCGCTGTTCCCGGCGATCCAGAAACTGATAGAGGACCGCAAAGCCGAAGCCTAG
- a CDS encoding PTS mannitol transporter subunit IICBA, producing the protein MATETVAKPRTSARVGVQKFGTFLSGMIMPNIGAFIAWGLITALFIKVGWIPVPELGGFGTNAEGAPNVGIVGPMVTYLLPILIGYTGGKMVYDVRGGVVGAIATMGVIAGTSSPMFIGAMIMGPLGGWTIKQLDRLWDGKIRPGFEMLVNNFSAGIWGAILALGGFYGLSWLVKLFTAGAGNVVQFLVNNGLLPLTSIFIEPAKVLFLNNAINHGVLTPLGIQQSLEQGKSILFLLEANPGPGFGILLAYIFFGRGAARASAPGAAIIHFFGGIHEIYFPYVLMKPILILAAIGGGMTGIATLAITNSGLVAPAAPGSILAVIFQTSRDSYVGVILAVVLATTVSFLIASLILRTSKNKGEDDLSAATSRMEAMKGKKSSVSSALVGDREGRSDVAVLTRPVQNIVFACDAGMGSSAMGASVLRNKIKAAGFPDVKVTNSAIANLSDTYDVVITHQDLTERAQPKTSSAVHYSVDNFMNSPKYDEIVELVKTSNTEGPAAAHPTGAAETEAAAAAAHGAHAAVPAAAVGGKEVLLPESVVLNGTAHDRDAAIDEAGQLLLDRGAVDVSYVHAMHEREESVSTYMGSFLAIPHGTNDAKEHIRHSAVSIVRYPEGIDWGGKQVKFVVGVAGLNNEHLHILSSIAKIFTNKAQVAQLEEATTVEEVLELFGKVNA; encoded by the coding sequence ATGGCAACAGAGACCGTTGCGAAGCCCCGCACAAGTGCGCGCGTAGGTGTCCAAAAGTTCGGAACCTTCCTGTCCGGCATGATCATGCCCAACATCGGCGCCTTCATCGCCTGGGGCCTCATCACTGCCCTGTTCATCAAAGTCGGCTGGATTCCAGTCCCGGAGCTGGGTGGCTTCGGCACGAATGCCGAGGGCGCACCCAACGTGGGCATCGTTGGCCCCATGGTCACGTATCTGCTCCCGATCCTGATTGGCTACACCGGCGGCAAGATGGTTTATGACGTCCGCGGTGGCGTCGTTGGAGCCATCGCGACCATGGGCGTCATTGCGGGTACAAGTTCTCCGATGTTCATCGGCGCAATGATCATGGGTCCGCTGGGAGGCTGGACCATCAAGCAGCTCGACCGGCTCTGGGACGGCAAGATCCGTCCCGGCTTCGAGATGTTGGTGAACAACTTCTCGGCCGGCATTTGGGGCGCAATCCTGGCTCTGGGTGGGTTCTATGGCCTCTCCTGGCTGGTCAAGCTCTTCACGGCGGGCGCCGGAAATGTGGTCCAGTTCCTGGTCAACAATGGCCTGCTACCGCTGACCAGCATCTTCATTGAGCCCGCCAAGGTCCTCTTCCTCAACAACGCCATCAACCACGGCGTGCTTACGCCGCTGGGCATCCAGCAGTCGCTGGAGCAGGGCAAGTCCATCCTGTTCCTGCTCGAAGCCAACCCGGGGCCGGGCTTCGGCATCCTGCTGGCGTACATTTTCTTCGGCCGCGGCGCTGCACGCGCTTCGGCTCCGGGTGCTGCCATCATCCACTTCTTCGGTGGCATCCACGAGATCTACTTCCCGTACGTCCTGATGAAGCCGATCCTCATCCTCGCTGCCATCGGCGGTGGCATGACCGGCATCGCAACCCTGGCGATCACCAACTCCGGCCTTGTGGCTCCGGCCGCCCCGGGCTCGATCCTCGCAGTCATCTTCCAGACGTCGCGGGACAGCTACGTCGGCGTGATTCTGGCTGTGGTGCTGGCAACCACCGTTTCCTTCCTCATCGCTTCTTTGATCCTTCGTACATCCAAGAACAAGGGCGAGGATGACCTCTCCGCCGCAACGTCCCGCATGGAAGCCATGAAGGGCAAGAAGAGCTCCGTCTCATCGGCGTTGGTGGGCGACCGTGAAGGCCGCAGCGACGTTGCCGTGCTGACCCGGCCGGTTCAGAACATCGTGTTCGCCTGCGACGCCGGCATGGGCTCCAGTGCCATGGGCGCCTCGGTGCTGCGCAACAAGATCAAGGCAGCCGGCTTCCCGGACGTCAAGGTCACCAACTCCGCAATCGCCAACCTGAGCGATACGTACGATGTTGTGATCACGCACCAGGACCTCACGGAACGCGCCCAGCCGAAGACATCCAGCGCGGTGCACTATTCCGTGGACAACTTCATGAACAGTCCCAAGTACGACGAAATCGTGGAGCTGGTCAAGACGAGCAACACCGAAGGTCCGGCCGCTGCCCATCCAACCGGCGCAGCAGAAACAGAAGCAGCAGCAGCCGCCGCCCACGGTGCGCATGCCGCTGTGCCCGCTGCCGCCGTCGGGGGTAAAGAAGTCCTGCTCCCCGAAAGCGTTGTGCTGAACGGAACGGCGCACGACCGTGATGCTGCGATCGACGAAGCCGGTCAGCTCCTGCTTGACCGCGGTGCCGTGGATGTCAGCTACGTCCATGCCATGCACGAACGCGAGGAATCCGTGTCCACCTATATGGGCAGCTTCCTGGCGATCCCGCACGGCACCAACGATGCCAAGGAGCACATCCGGCACTCCGCAGTTTCCATCGTTCGGTACCCCGAGGGCATCGACTGGGGTGGAAAGCAAGTGAAGTTCGTGGTCGGCGTCGCTGGCCTCAACAATGAGCACCTCCACATCCTGTCCTCGATCGCCAAGATCTTCACCAACAAGGCCCAGGTGGCCCAGTTGGAGGAAGCGACCACCGTTGAGGAAGTGCTGGAGCTGTTCGGAAAGGTCAACGCATAG
- a CDS encoding TetR/AcrR family transcriptional regulator — MSFDDQLPPKIRLLRAAAELLANSEGSAVSTRQITALAGVTAPTLYHHFGDKEGLFDAVVSAGFEEYVAGERDFAPSGEPLEDVRRMWDNHVQFGLSQPHLYLVMFGNIRPESRPAIVADAEALLEEMLNKAAIAGQINVPPREAARSILAANVGVTLMLIAEPVEERNLELSTMTRDSMIFAVSTDTARGAAPEDSGKSSVVVAAIALNAALQASHSDQLSSSELKLFLEWLHRISSSS; from the coding sequence ATGAGTTTCGATGACCAGCTTCCGCCAAAAATTCGGTTGCTCCGTGCAGCTGCTGAATTGCTGGCAAATTCGGAGGGGTCAGCGGTCTCTACGCGCCAGATCACAGCGTTGGCCGGGGTTACGGCCCCAACGCTCTACCACCACTTTGGAGACAAAGAAGGACTGTTCGACGCCGTCGTTTCCGCCGGCTTTGAAGAGTACGTGGCAGGGGAGAGGGACTTTGCTCCTTCCGGGGAGCCCTTGGAAGATGTCCGGCGGATGTGGGACAACCACGTCCAGTTCGGGCTGAGCCAACCCCACCTGTATTTGGTGATGTTCGGCAATATCAGGCCGGAAAGCCGCCCAGCAATCGTGGCCGATGCTGAAGCGCTTCTGGAAGAAATGCTGAACAAGGCCGCCATCGCCGGTCAGATCAACGTGCCGCCCCGCGAAGCGGCACGAAGCATCCTCGCGGCCAACGTGGGTGTAACGCTCATGCTCATCGCCGAACCGGTGGAAGAAAGGAACCTCGAGCTCTCAACGATGACCCGGGATTCCATGATTTTCGCCGTCTCCACGGATACCGCCCGTGGCGCCGCACCGGAGGACTCCGGTAAGTCCTCCGTGGTTGTTGCGGCAATCGCCCTGAATGCGGCACTGCAGGCCTCGCATTCGGACCAACTTTCCAGCTCTGAATTGAAGCTGTTCCTTGAGTGGCTTCACCGCATTTCCAGCAGCTCCTAA
- the ptsP gene encoding phosphoenolpyruvate--protein phosphotransferase, whose product MQNFQGVGVSPGRIIGSVRQMPKPVSEPPSGERLAADVSPEDAVAGLKAAAQAVHDQLKGRADSASGDGKAVLEATALMAKDTMLLKSAAKLINAGSSAERAIWESGASVSEMLHNLGGYMAERATDVLDVRARIVAELRGVSAPGIPSSETPFILLAEDLAPADTATLDPSKVLALVTSGGGPQSHTAIIARSLGLPAVVAAHGVDSIADGTEVYVDGAAGLVAAPPSEEQRAAATAWAETSATLAAFDGNGTTADGHLVPLLANVGGAKDAVAAAGLGAQGVGLFRTEFCFLERDTEPSVDEQAAAYKAVFDAFPGKKVVLRTLDAGADKPLPFLTDATEPNPALGVRGYRTDFTTPGVLERQLQAIARAASESEADVWVMAPMISTAAEAGRFASLCAAAGIQAPGVMVEVPSAALTAASVLREVGFASLGTNDLTQYAMAADRQLGPLAELNTPWQPAVLRLVQLTVEGAEQEASGREGSSKPVGVCGEAAADPALAVVLTGLGVSTLSMTARSLAAVGTVLKTVTLEQSQELARLALTAPSATEAREWVRAKLPILEELGL is encoded by the coding sequence GTGCAGAATTTCCAAGGAGTAGGGGTAAGCCCTGGCCGCATCATTGGTTCCGTCCGCCAGATGCCCAAACCGGTGAGTGAACCGCCGTCGGGCGAGCGGCTGGCCGCAGACGTCAGTCCGGAGGACGCCGTCGCGGGCTTGAAAGCCGCAGCGCAAGCCGTCCACGACCAGCTCAAGGGGCGCGCGGATTCCGCCTCCGGCGACGGCAAGGCCGTCCTCGAGGCCACCGCGCTCATGGCCAAGGACACCATGCTCCTGAAGTCCGCGGCCAAGCTCATCAATGCGGGCTCGTCCGCGGAACGGGCCATCTGGGAATCCGGTGCCTCGGTTTCGGAAATGTTGCACAACCTGGGCGGGTACATGGCCGAACGCGCCACGGACGTGCTGGATGTGCGCGCCCGCATCGTCGCCGAACTGCGAGGCGTGTCCGCGCCCGGCATCCCTTCTTCGGAGACGCCCTTCATTTTGCTGGCAGAGGACCTCGCACCGGCGGATACCGCCACGCTGGATCCTTCCAAAGTGCTGGCACTGGTGACCTCTGGTGGCGGACCGCAGTCACACACAGCGATCATTGCGCGCTCGCTCGGACTGCCCGCCGTCGTTGCGGCCCATGGCGTTGATTCCATTGCTGATGGCACAGAGGTCTACGTAGACGGGGCAGCCGGCCTCGTGGCTGCCCCGCCGTCGGAGGAGCAGCGCGCTGCAGCGACCGCCTGGGCGGAAACCTCCGCAACGCTCGCCGCCTTTGACGGAAACGGCACGACGGCGGACGGCCACCTGGTCCCGCTCCTCGCCAACGTGGGTGGAGCCAAGGATGCCGTGGCAGCAGCTGGCCTCGGCGCCCAGGGTGTTGGCCTGTTCCGCACCGAGTTCTGCTTCCTCGAGCGCGATACCGAGCCCTCCGTCGACGAACAAGCCGCCGCGTACAAGGCTGTGTTTGACGCGTTCCCCGGCAAGAAAGTAGTGCTGCGAACCCTCGACGCCGGCGCCGACAAGCCCCTCCCCTTCCTCACAGACGCCACCGAACCCAACCCCGCCCTGGGTGTTCGCGGCTACCGGACAGACTTCACCACGCCCGGTGTTTTGGAACGCCAACTGCAAGCCATCGCCCGGGCAGCTTCTGAATCCGAGGCCGACGTCTGGGTCATGGCCCCAATGATCTCCACAGCCGCCGAAGCTGGACGCTTCGCCTCATTGTGTGCTGCTGCCGGCATCCAAGCGCCGGGTGTCATGGTGGAAGTTCCCTCGGCTGCTTTGACCGCCGCCTCCGTGCTCCGGGAAGTTGGCTTCGCTTCACTGGGCACCAATGACCTCACTCAGTACGCCATGGCCGCCGACCGCCAACTAGGACCCCTCGCGGAACTGAACACGCCATGGCAGCCAGCTGTCCTGAGGCTGGTGCAGCTCACAGTGGAAGGTGCAGAGCAGGAAGCATCCGGCCGGGAAGGCAGCAGCAAACCCGTGGGCGTCTGCGGCGAGGCAGCCGCGGACCCTGCCCTCGCCGTCGTACTTACCGGACTCGGCGTCAGCACGCTGTCCATGACCGCGCGCTCGCTGGCCGCCGTCGGGACTGTCCTGAAGACCGTCACCCTGGAGCAGTCGCAGGAACTCGCCCGCCTGGCTCTCACTGCGCCCAGCGCCACCGAGGCCCGCGAGTGGGTCCGGGCCAAGCTCCCCATACTCGAAGAGCTCGGCCTCTAA
- a CDS encoding HPr family phosphocarrier protein, whose translation MPERTATIASRSGLHARPAALFAEAAGEQPVEVTIAMQGEPADEALDAASILSLMTLGAAKGDVVVLRAEGDGADAALDALVALLETDLDAE comes from the coding sequence ATGCCAGAACGCACAGCCACCATCGCCAGCCGCTCCGGCCTGCACGCCCGGCCCGCTGCCCTGTTCGCCGAAGCGGCAGGTGAGCAGCCGGTGGAGGTCACCATTGCCATGCAAGGCGAACCCGCCGATGAAGCCCTGGACGCCGCCAGCATCCTCTCGCTCATGACGCTCGGCGCTGCTAAGGGCGACGTCGTCGTGCTGCGGGCGGAGGGCGACGGCGCCGACGCTGCCTTGGACGCGCTCGTAGCCTTGTTGGAGACGGATTTGGACGCGGAGTAG